The Streptomyces sp. NBC_01276 genome contains the following window.
CTTCTGGGGCATGGGCGGGGCGAGCCGCGAGCTGGTCCAGGAGATCTACGAGGACGTCGACCGCCGCACCACCCACCACGCGTTCCTGGTCGGCCTCGACGGGGAGCCGGTGGCCCTGTTCCAGACGTACGACTGCGCCGAGGACCGGGTCGGCGAGTGCTACGAGGTCCGGCCCGGCGACGTCGGCGTGCACCTGCTGATCGGGCCGACCGGCGGCGCGGCCCGGCACGGCTTCACGGGAACCCTGGTCGCGACCTTCGTCGCCTACCTGTTCTCCGACGCGGGCGCCCGCCGGGTGGTCGCCGAGCCGGACGCCCGCAACGCCAAGGCCATCTCCCTGCTGGAGCGCTCCGGCTTCGTGCTCGGTCCGGAGGTGGAGCTCCCGGAGATCGACCTCCCCGAGGTCCACCTGCCGGCCAAGCCCGCCCGTCTCGCCTTCCTCAGCCCGCGGGCCGCTCGCTGAGGAACTCCTCGACCAGCCCGGCCCGTTCGGCCGGGCGCCCGGCGAAGGGGAGGTGCCCGGTGGGCGGTTCCGCGTACCGGGCACCCGGCACGGCGCGGCCGGCTCCCGCCGGAGGGCGAGCGGCACGAGCGCGCCGCCGCCCCCGTGCGCCTTCAGCCCGCCGGCACCCCGAGGTCCTCGCGCATGGCGGTGCGCATCTCCCGGGTCAGGGCCCAGATGCCGTGCTGGGCCCGAGAGGCCGTCGCCATCGTCTCGCCCGCCTCGGGGGCGTCCCGCTCCAGGCGCTTGACCTGCCCGTAGACGGCGTTCAGGGACCGGTTGACGGCGGACGCGCGCTCCAGCACCGTGTCCGGGGCGATCATCTGCGCCTCCGAGTAACTGTCCCGGTGCGCGGCCTTCGCCGCGTCGAGCGCCTCCCGGTCCGTCTCCTCGACGGCGCGTTCCCGCATCACGTGCAGGTGGCGGTTGAGGGCGGTGGCGAACTGGCGGGAATCCCGGTTGAGGGCCGTGTAGCAGGCGCGCCGCAGCGTCAGGCCGGCGCGGACCTCCTCGTGCCCGCGCACGAGTTCTATCTCGCGGCGCTTCGCCCGCGCCGCACCCCGCTGGGTGAGCAGCGCCCCGCCCAGGGTCCCCGCCACGCCCACGACCGCGATGACCACCGCACCGATCTCCACCCGCACACCCCCTGTACGCAGACGGGCGGCCCGTACCGATCGGGTCGATCGGTACGGGCCGCCACCTCACAGCCCGTGGAGTTACTCGGAGACGCCGAGCTTCTCCAGGATGAGCTCCTTGACGCGCGCCGCGTCGGCCTGGCCGCGGGTGGTCTTCATGACCGCGCCGACCAGGGCGCCGACAGCGGCGACCTTGCCACCGCGGATCTTGTCTGCGATGGCCGCGTTGCCCGCGATGGCCTCGTCCACGGCCGCGCCGAGCGCGCCCTCGTCCGAGACGACCTTCAGGCCGCGCTTCTCGACGACCTCGTCCGGGGTGCCCTCGCCGGCGAGAACGCCCTCGATGACCTGACGGGCCAGCTTGTCGTTCAGGTCGCCGGCCGCGACCAGGGCCGCGACCCGGGCCACCTGGGCCGGGGTGATCGGCAGCTCGTC
Protein-coding sequences here:
- a CDS encoding GNAT family N-acetyltransferase, yielding MTTASTRTPVHTHPVEGFGTVTITPVDPAADSALIHSWVTEERARFWGMGGASRELVQEIYEDVDRRTTHHAFLVGLDGEPVALFQTYDCAEDRVGECYEVRPGDVGVHLLIGPTGGAARHGFTGTLVATFVAYLFSDAGARRVVAEPDARNAKAISLLERSGFVLGPEVELPEIDLPEVHLPAKPARLAFLSPRAAR